Proteins encoded within one genomic window of Rossellomorea vietnamensis:
- a CDS encoding DUF1672 domain-containing protein: MKTKYKKSICGMIGLSLLLGACLNKKDETNGPYKDTYVRVQEYDGDGYVLRGGEEADKIAEEKSKEVKEAVKDFFMETYKTDVKVHNIVGNVDGATVFVESTGPVHFYNSAIVSMDLSEKKVRDVSSLDGDIEGNIQGGLYRLLFKEEFQELDQYLSEIVSGNPVVGKTEKSLQNVGGSGYMTPYYYLSVPPDDEATLPVYEAYLQDPDTPVSKLKPLFSRVDFSAEDYTITIQLYMEKEQAEPDKKLFNQIKKDLKAMDSIPKGNYNIFINDNLINEKVDDGVKENSLELSFPDSIVKE; the protein is encoded by the coding sequence ATGAAGACTAAATACAAGAAGAGTATATGTGGAATGATTGGCCTGTCCTTATTGCTGGGAGCCTGTTTAAATAAAAAGGATGAAACGAATGGTCCGTATAAAGACACTTATGTAAGAGTGCAAGAGTACGATGGGGATGGATATGTGCTTAGAGGTGGAGAAGAAGCGGACAAAATCGCTGAAGAAAAAAGCAAAGAAGTAAAAGAAGCAGTGAAAGATTTCTTTATGGAAACCTATAAAACGGATGTCAAAGTCCATAACATAGTGGGAAATGTGGATGGTGCGACAGTATTTGTAGAATCGACAGGCCCCGTCCACTTTTATAATAGTGCCATTGTGTCGATGGACTTAAGTGAAAAAAAGGTCAGGGACGTTTCATCTCTGGACGGGGACATTGAAGGCAACATTCAAGGAGGGCTGTACAGACTTTTATTTAAGGAAGAGTTTCAGGAATTGGATCAATATCTGAGTGAAATTGTTTCTGGGAACCCAGTGGTCGGGAAAACGGAAAAGTCCCTTCAAAATGTAGGGGGATCAGGCTATATGACTCCATACTATTATCTGTCCGTCCCTCCTGATGATGAAGCGACCCTGCCAGTATATGAAGCATATCTACAAGACCCGGATACTCCGGTGAGTAAACTGAAACCGCTATTCTCAAGGGTGGACTTTTCAGCAGAGGATTATACGATTACGATTCAATTATATATGGAAAAGGAACAGGCAGAACCTGATAAAAAATTATTTAATCAAATAAAAAAAGACCTAAAGGCGATGGACTCGATACCGAAAGGAAATTATAACATCTTCATCAATGACAATTTAATCAATGAAAAGGTGGATGATGGGGTGAAAGAGAACTCCTTGGAATTATCGTTTCCGGATTCCATCGTGAAGGAATAG
- a CDS encoding helix-turn-helix transcriptional regulator — MDYSVIGKKIKEMRKVVGITQKELAEGICTQALISRIEKGDIYPSATTLYQIAIKLGVDVNYFFEIGTTPRLDYITEVEKQLRHFRIYREYEEMMELIKTEEKNPLFYKDDEKLQLLYWHKGIYQFEVEKDPSKAFSLLDQAYHLTAHRKKAMSEREMQILSSKGSMNFTLKHYDSALHYYNQVETAIHKTVPLQDKSIKTKLYYNIARVLTRMGELEQSTRYCTKAIKWCLEEELLWGVGELHYQIGYNYELAHQYEKALSYFRRALHMFELRKDVAYISFLRPKMEEMAKDLSD, encoded by the coding sequence ATGGATTATTCAGTGATAGGAAAGAAGATTAAAGAAATGCGGAAGGTAGTCGGAATTACGCAGAAGGAACTGGCTGAAGGTATTTGTACACAAGCACTTATCAGCCGGATTGAAAAAGGAGATATTTACCCCAGTGCCACCACCTTATACCAAATTGCCATTAAATTGGGGGTGGATGTAAACTACTTCTTTGAGATTGGCACTACACCCCGGCTGGATTACATAACTGAAGTGGAAAAACAATTACGGCACTTTAGGATATATAGGGAATACGAAGAAATGATGGAGCTGATCAAGACAGAGGAAAAGAATCCCCTATTCTATAAAGATGACGAGAAACTTCAACTTCTTTATTGGCATAAGGGAATCTATCAGTTCGAAGTCGAGAAGGATCCTTCGAAGGCTTTTTCTCTTCTAGACCAAGCCTATCATTTGACTGCACACCGAAAAAAGGCCATGTCAGAACGCGAAATGCAAATCCTTTCAAGTAAAGGTTCCATGAACTTCACGTTAAAGCACTATGACTCAGCCCTTCATTATTATAACCAAGTGGAGACGGCCATTCATAAAACCGTTCCATTGCAGGATAAATCGATCAAGACCAAATTATATTATAATATAGCCAGAGTATTGACACGTATGGGCGAACTGGAACAATCAACTCGCTATTGCACCAAAGCCATTAAATGGTGCCTTGAGGAAGAATTGTTATGGGGCGTCGGGGAATTGCATTATCAAATAGGCTATAACTATGAGCTGGCTCATCAATATGAAAAGGCACTCTCATACTTTCGCAGGGCTTTGCATATGTTTGAACTGCGGAAGGACGTTGCCTACATTTCATTTCTCCGTCCAAAAATGGAAGAGATGGCAAAAGACCTCTCGGATTAA
- a CDS encoding SA1320 family protein has translation MNNLTKLEKVNTKNNDKNLVELAGLHAYKGAETGDILTVNNEVYIVMDSKYGDITGLDAMTVINDTTKEVSIVYVGTDAAADNGKQDLLTDAQLLSDLTLPQLEAAQEYYNKMNKKYESLGGVKSVTGNSLGGPLANSVAIEHPEVKSVTLNAALLPKGMADPNKSYDNITNYFTNYDVLTGTLIALHLDSRIPGKRYDISTGIPQIGDKFNILKNNHTGYTDGGKYVIGIDGEPGYGKIYDEADAHIMTSIWTGEPLYGGHSDRIEINRDNLNLLAEAMQGDVSERLGHAQEYLIHSEEIAQHEGDRHSERLSRLQMIFEDSFENLIGNPLFIGITTTSHRLTSEIDHLISLVDMAENASRSLNGVLNSPPAELVEHLFNRSISVESIFGQARSQLLEFKGGITNLTGFLQNILHKEIPQLFSGGKETLEDVLVNDILAHYKIINHNTAKLNSNIAEFKQQVSDLGTNFGERDASLSASISSGASVQHTVTMPKKNDYILQTSDHMLIGMKVKEVILEGSFESFKGASHGLLLPLLGTLTGIAFAIENTLEMISAQIKGAMNIALSGTVPGKIISIFSDFDDKIRSYVSSALEPIDELAGTIEGLRDGLTRLTIGFPALLESFKPYIDSAIFDSTDYANIHLYNVSAMAIHEEMELLFDDIVYQLSHHKGNSVQALCEISKRLKDNMILLREQVDRVTL, from the coding sequence GTGAATAATTTAACCAAACTAGAAAAGGTTAATACGAAAAACAATGATAAAAATTTAGTAGAGTTGGCGGGGTTACACGCTTACAAGGGTGCAGAAACAGGTGACATTTTAACAGTAAATAATGAAGTATATATAGTAATGGACTCTAAATATGGTGATATTACGGGTTTGGATGCAATGACGGTAATAAATGATACAACAAAGGAAGTCTCTATAGTTTATGTAGGGACTGATGCAGCAGCGGATAATGGAAAACAAGATCTCCTAACCGACGCTCAACTACTTAGTGACCTTACACTTCCCCAACTGGAGGCAGCTCAGGAGTACTATAATAAGATGAACAAAAAATATGAATCTTTGGGAGGTGTGAAATCAGTTACTGGAAATTCTTTAGGTGGACCATTGGCCAATTCAGTAGCCATTGAACATCCAGAAGTGAAATCTGTTACGCTTAACGCTGCTCTTCTCCCAAAAGGGATGGCGGACCCTAACAAAAGCTACGACAACATCACCAACTACTTCACCAACTATGATGTCCTGACAGGCACCCTTATTGCCCTGCATCTCGATTCACGCATCCCCGGTAAGAGGTATGATATATCAACAGGAATACCGCAGATCGGTGATAAGTTTAACATCCTGAAAAATAATCACACAGGATATACCGATGGGGGGAAATATGTTATAGGCATAGATGGAGAACCGGGTTATGGTAAAATCTACGACGAAGCTGATGCCCACATCATGACAAGCATCTGGACCGGCGAACCCCTTTATGGCGGACATTCAGATAGAATCGAGATCAATCGTGACAACCTCAACCTGTTGGCGGAAGCGATGCAAGGGGATGTTTCTGAAAGGCTGGGTCATGCTCAGGAGTACCTGATCCATTCAGAAGAGATCGCCCAGCATGAAGGCGACCGTCATTCAGAGCGGTTAAGCCGATTGCAGATGATCTTTGAGGATTCCTTTGAAAATCTGATTGGTAACCCTTTATTCATCGGTATCACGACAACCAGTCACCGGTTGACCTCAGAAATCGATCATCTCATTTCCCTTGTCGATATGGCTGAAAATGCAAGCCGATCCCTCAATGGAGTGTTGAATTCCCCGCCTGCTGAATTGGTTGAGCACTTATTCAACAGAAGTATCAGTGTGGAGAGTATTTTCGGGCAGGCACGTAGTCAGTTATTGGAGTTCAAAGGTGGAATCACCAATCTGACCGGGTTCCTTCAGAACATCCTTCATAAAGAAATCCCGCAGCTATTTAGCGGGGGGAAAGAGACCCTTGAGGATGTCCTTGTAAACGATATTCTGGCACACTATAAAATTATCAACCACAATACTGCAAAGCTGAATAGTAACATTGCAGAGTTCAAACAACAGGTCTCCGATTTGGGAACGAACTTCGGTGAGCGGGATGCCTCCTTGAGCGCCAGCATTTCTTCTGGGGCTTCCGTTCAACATACGGTGACGATGCCGAAGAAAAACGATTATATCCTGCAAACCTCTGATCATATGCTTATAGGAATGAAGGTTAAAGAAGTCATTCTAGAAGGATCTTTTGAGAGTTTCAAAGGAGCTTCACACGGTCTGCTTCTTCCGTTGTTAGGAACCTTGACCGGAATTGCGTTCGCCATTGAGAATACGTTGGAGATGATATCAGCTCAAATCAAAGGCGCCATGAACATAGCGCTAAGCGGAACGGTCCCTGGAAAAATCATCAGCATCTTCTCAGACTTCGATGACAAAATCCGCTCATACGTATCTTCCGCATTGGAGCCAATCGACGAACTGGCTGGAACCATTGAAGGTCTCAGGGATGGATTAACCAGGTTGACCATCGGATTCCCTGCTTTACTGGAGAGCTTCAAGCCCTATATCGACTCTGCCATCTTTGACTCAACGGACTACGCCAATATCCACCTTTACAATGTATCGGCCATGGCCATCCATGAAGAGATGGAGCTGCTCTTTGACGATATAGTCTACCAGCTTAGCCATCATAAAGGAAACTCCGTCCAGGCTTTATGCGAAATTTCAAAAAGACTGAAAGACAACATGATCCTACTGCGAGAACAAGTGGATCGTGTCACATTATAG
- a CDS encoding DUF1672 domain-containing protein translates to MDRKIRGVILGIGLTILLAGCMNTFSEKKSTLDQEEAQYASVQEYKGEGYSLKNGDENDKIAEAKCGEVEKAVKDFFLEKYKTEIEVRNLVGNADGMTVFVESTGPVHFYSYAIVPINQETKEIMSEDVMSQEDVVEEGIREGLYRLIFDDEFQNLEEYLDEVVSDNKVTGRTVESLQKVGGSGVMTPYYTMTSFYGDEAIQPVFELYMKNPDAKKEDLKRAFNEDLFAEEYLNINIILFMKEERVSPSKSILEKVSNDLESMDTIPKGTYQIIVNDNGVHKETSEGYKENSIMTELIKSK, encoded by the coding sequence ATGGACAGAAAAATTAGAGGAGTCATATTGGGAATAGGACTGACAATTCTTCTAGCTGGATGTATGAATACATTTTCAGAAAAGAAGAGTACGCTGGATCAAGAGGAAGCTCAATATGCCAGCGTGCAGGAATACAAAGGAGAAGGTTACTCTTTGAAAAATGGTGACGAAAACGATAAGATTGCCGAGGCTAAATGCGGGGAAGTGGAAAAGGCGGTAAAGGATTTCTTCTTAGAGAAATATAAGACTGAAATTGAAGTTCGTAATCTAGTGGGGAATGCTGATGGAATGACGGTGTTTGTTGAATCAACCGGACCTGTTCATTTCTATTCTTATGCCATTGTCCCAATCAATCAGGAAACGAAAGAAATCATGTCTGAAGATGTCATGTCCCAGGAAGATGTGGTGGAAGAAGGGATCAGGGAAGGTTTATATAGACTGATATTTGATGATGAGTTTCAGAACCTGGAAGAATACCTTGACGAAGTGGTGTCGGATAATAAGGTAACAGGGAGAACGGTCGAATCACTGCAGAAAGTCGGTGGATCAGGTGTCATGACCCCTTATTATACGATGACTTCATTTTATGGTGATGAGGCAATACAGCCAGTGTTTGAATTATATATGAAAAATCCGGATGCCAAAAAAGAAGATCTGAAACGTGCATTCAATGAGGACTTATTTGCTGAAGAATATCTAAACATTAATATTATTTTGTTTATGAAAGAGGAGAGGGTATCTCCGAGTAAAAGCATTCTAGAAAAAGTTTCAAATGATTTAGAAAGTATGGACACAATTCCTAAAGGGACTTATCAAATCATTGTCAATGATAATGGGGTACATAAAGAAACATCTGAGGGATATAAGGAGAATTCAATTATGACGGAACTCATTAAATCTAAATAA
- a CDS encoding GDYXXLXY domain-containing protein: MKKMVSLTYLFGVVFILTSALYFFASNWQMFSRLEKVALAGALILLFYGASFLLERVLKGAHFLSNWLLVSGVISFGLSVALLGQLYNSHADSYLLFLVWSIPALLFSLYTRYGGFYSLTHILLHLTIYFYLFPSTPFGHWTLAHVWIAFGVGIANMLLFLIIKKGYIHSKPLLYLSLVSANLLLIVTAFENEYSAFFTLFYIGILGVGVYRYFHKETSIFIILSMFGTGFIIIKMFELMARYVSSLFFIGLLLAAILLLTGSVFLVSYLRKHSASRHWTKTIFVASVTTIASVFIVASVFGLLSLFMVDVSMTTLFVLATVFLVIPSTVTNWPSPVKYSLIMTGIVIGMIASVFDEFSFVMFFVFAFVFYFEKRTAARFIFYLLFQLNTAIFLGQTMELGAHALLLVMVLLNVIAYLLLKNKQVLQYGAFLSGFTALFSLTTIDLSLSLHIIYCTLFFLIATLCVYVFKKQGLRLYWVSSLVFSFMLIVQLYYDLAWKLVHKSLLFAVLGIGFLLVAGYLDRKGGFERKSHSILAGKTLGILFIICLQGGWIGYQVYSNETLLQNGETVILELQPVDPRSLLQGDYVELNYSISQLEDTSIDDNGPVTIVLRENPQGVHEYSGVYKFNGKWNASYEKKPDDVLLNGKVTSSWDNSAQVTYGIEHFFIPEGTGLDVEGKMKTAVVKVSDKGDGILVRLRD, translated from the coding sequence ATGAAAAAAATGGTTTCACTTACCTACTTATTCGGAGTTGTCTTCATTTTAACCAGTGCACTTTATTTTTTCGCTTCTAACTGGCAAATGTTTTCGCGGCTTGAAAAAGTGGCCTTAGCGGGGGCATTGATTCTATTGTTCTATGGAGCGAGTTTCCTGTTGGAACGTGTTTTGAAGGGAGCCCATTTCCTTTCGAATTGGCTGTTGGTCAGCGGGGTGATTTCCTTTGGTCTTTCCGTTGCGTTGCTCGGGCAGCTGTACAATTCCCATGCGGACAGCTATTTATTGTTTCTTGTCTGGTCCATTCCCGCCCTGCTGTTCAGCTTGTACACGCGATACGGCGGATTTTACTCATTGACCCACATCCTCCTCCATTTGACGATCTACTTTTATTTGTTCCCTTCCACTCCATTCGGGCACTGGACCCTCGCCCATGTGTGGATTGCATTCGGAGTCGGCATCGCGAATATGCTCTTATTTTTGATTATCAAAAAAGGATATATCCATTCAAAGCCATTGCTTTACCTGAGTCTCGTCTCTGCCAATCTTCTTCTTATCGTCACGGCTTTCGAAAATGAGTATTCCGCTTTCTTCACTCTGTTCTATATAGGCATCCTCGGAGTCGGGGTGTACCGGTATTTTCATAAGGAAACATCCATCTTTATCATTCTATCAATGTTCGGAACGGGGTTTATCATCATCAAAATGTTCGAGCTGATGGCAAGATACGTGTCCAGCCTGTTCTTCATCGGTCTTTTACTGGCAGCCATTCTGTTATTAACGGGAAGTGTTTTCCTTGTGAGCTATTTACGGAAGCATTCCGCTTCCCGGCATTGGACAAAGACGATCTTCGTGGCAAGTGTCACGACTATCGCGTCTGTTTTCATCGTAGCGTCTGTTTTCGGCCTGCTTTCATTGTTCATGGTGGATGTCTCCATGACCACTCTATTTGTATTGGCGACGGTATTTCTCGTCATTCCGAGTACAGTAACCAACTGGCCGTCCCCTGTAAAATATTCGCTTATAATGACCGGCATCGTGATCGGAATGATAGCAAGTGTATTTGATGAATTTTCGTTTGTGATGTTCTTTGTTTTCGCCTTTGTATTCTATTTTGAAAAACGGACTGCTGCGCGATTTATCTTTTACCTGCTTTTTCAATTGAATACAGCGATCTTCTTAGGGCAAACGATGGAACTGGGTGCTCATGCCCTTCTGCTGGTGATGGTGCTCTTAAACGTGATTGCATACCTCCTGCTGAAAAATAAACAGGTCCTTCAGTATGGAGCGTTTCTCAGTGGATTCACAGCCCTTTTCTCGTTAACGACGATTGATCTATCGTTGAGTCTTCATATTATCTATTGCACGTTGTTTTTCCTGATAGCAACCTTATGCGTGTATGTTTTCAAAAAGCAGGGTCTCCGGCTTTATTGGGTATCATCCCTAGTATTCTCGTTCATGCTCATCGTCCAGTTGTATTACGATCTGGCCTGGAAGCTCGTTCATAAATCCTTGCTCTTTGCCGTTTTGGGGATCGGCTTCTTACTGGTGGCCGGTTACCTGGATAGGAAGGGTGGCTTTGAACGGAAATCGCACTCGATACTGGCAGGGAAAACGCTCGGCATCCTGTTCATCATATGTCTTCAAGGCGGATGGATCGGGTATCAGGTGTATTCGAACGAAACCTTACTCCAAAACGGGGAAACGGTCATCCTGGAACTTCAACCAGTCGATCCAAGATCTCTCCTCCAGGGGGATTATGTGGAATTGAACTACAGTATTTCTCAACTGGAGGATACCTCCATCGATGACAACGGGCCCGTCACGATTGTATTACGTGAAAACCCACAGGGGGTCCATGAATATTCAGGAGTTTATAAGTTTAATGGGAAATGGAATGCGTCTTATGAAAAGAAACCCGATGACGTGCTCTTAAATGGGAAAGTGACAAGCTCGTGGGACAACAGTGCCCAGGTCACGTATGGAATCGAACATTTCTTCATTCCCGAAGGAACCGGCCTCGATGTTGAAGGGAAGATGAAGACTGCGGTGGTGAAAGTGAGTGATAAGGGGGATGGGATATTGGTGCGGTTGCGGGACTAG
- a CDS encoding DUF1672 domain-containing protein has product MNRKNKWIIYGIGLSLLLGGCMNMDNANGNGVDEKESAEKQVKNQYVRVQEYTGEGYTLKNGKETDKIAEANHEEVEKAVKDFFLKEYKTDVKVHNIVGNEDGATVFVESTNPLHFYTYAIVPIDKSNEKIQSDRVFSQEGQVESAITEGLYRSIFKDEFDHLDNYLEKIANEEPVTGRTVESLQNVGGSGYMTPYYFLSSTVVNDESIKPVYDLYMEDPQVSTEELRAAYNEQAFDPTKFRVVINLFMKDKNTDPDEKVFNKVVSDIESMVDIPRGAYSIFLNDNTVLKQSFEGVKDNSLEKAIPNEIIKE; this is encoded by the coding sequence ATGAACAGAAAAAATAAGTGGATCATATATGGAATCGGACTTTCATTATTACTTGGAGGATGTATGAATATGGATAATGCGAATGGTAATGGTGTGGATGAGAAAGAGAGTGCTGAAAAACAAGTCAAGAATCAATATGTAAGAGTGCAGGAATACACGGGAGAAGGGTATACCCTTAAAAACGGGAAAGAAACAGACAAAATTGCAGAAGCGAATCATGAGGAGGTAGAGAAAGCGGTTAAAGACTTTTTCTTGAAAGAATATAAGACAGATGTGAAGGTGCATAATATTGTGGGCAATGAAGACGGAGCTACAGTATTTGTGGAATCAACCAATCCGCTTCATTTTTACACGTATGCAATTGTTCCCATTGATAAATCCAATGAAAAAATTCAATCCGACCGTGTGTTTTCTCAAGAGGGACAGGTGGAGAGTGCTATAACTGAGGGCCTATACAGGAGTATATTTAAAGACGAATTTGATCACTTAGATAATTATTTAGAAAAAATTGCAAACGAAGAACCTGTTACTGGAAGAACGGTTGAATCCCTCCAAAATGTGGGTGGATCTGGTTATATGACTCCTTATTATTTCCTGTCATCTACTGTTGTGAATGATGAATCAATTAAACCGGTTTATGATTTATATATGGAAGATCCTCAGGTTAGCACAGAAGAATTAAGGGCTGCTTATAATGAGCAAGCATTTGATCCTACTAAGTTTAGAGTCGTTATAAATTTGTTTATGAAAGATAAAAATACTGATCCAGATGAAAAAGTTTTTAATAAAGTAGTTAGCGATATTGAAAGTATGGTTGATATACCAAGAGGGGCTTATAGCATCTTCCTTAACGACAATACAGTTCTGAAACAATCATTTGAAGGGGTAAAAGATAATTCACTAGAAAAAGCTATCCCAAATGAAATTATTAAGGAGTAA
- a CDS encoding DUF1672 domain-containing protein — protein MVRQNKWIKYAIGLSMLLGGCMKHSSTSKEVTEQYERVQDYKGEGYRLTNGAANGKAAEANREEVEKAVKAFFMENYETEVEIHNLVGNKDGVTVFVESTGPVHFYTYAIVPFHQGTDRISVGVVRTQGGEVERGIREGLYRLIFEEEFKKLDSYLEKVVSEEKVVGRTVESLQNVGGSGYMTPYYFVSSLNSDEAIKPVYELYMKDHQMSIETLKQAYDGNLFEADNLRINIMLFMEEEDVQPSEEVMERIARDIKERNDFPKGTYRVAINDNGVHKESFEGFKDNSIEQEVIRGK, from the coding sequence ATGGTTCGGCAAAATAAGTGGATCAAGTATGCAATCGGACTTTCCATGTTACTGGGAGGCTGTATGAAACATAGCAGCACATCAAAAGAAGTGACAGAACAATACGAACGGGTGCAGGACTATAAAGGGGAAGGGTATCGACTGACAAATGGAGCAGCAAACGGTAAGGCTGCAGAAGCGAACCGTGAAGAAGTGGAGAAAGCTGTCAAAGCATTTTTCATGGAGAACTATGAAACCGAGGTGGAGATTCATAATCTCGTAGGAAATAAGGACGGAGTGACGGTGTTTGTTGAATCGACGGGACCTGTCCATTTTTATACCTATGCCATCGTCCCCTTTCATCAGGGAACAGATCGTATTTCCGTTGGGGTGGTGAGGACACAGGGAGGGGAAGTGGAAAGAGGCATTCGGGAAGGGTTATACAGGTTGATATTCGAGGAAGAATTTAAGAAGCTGGATTCGTATCTTGAGAAGGTGGTTTCGGAGGAAAAGGTTGTTGGTAGAACCGTAGAATCCCTTCAAAATGTTGGCGGCTCTGGATATATGACGCCTTATTATTTTGTGTCATCACTAAACAGCGATGAAGCCATCAAGCCTGTGTATGAATTATATATGAAAGATCATCAAATGAGTATCGAAACATTGAAGCAAGCATATGATGGGAACTTATTCGAAGCGGATAACCTAAGGATTAATATCATGCTCTTCATGGAAGAAGAGGACGTCCAGCCCAGTGAAGAGGTCATGGAACGGATTGCAAGGGATATAAAGGAAAGAAACGATTTCCCAAAAGGGACATACAGGGTAGCGATAAATGACAACGGCGTCCATAAAGAATCGTTTGAAGGCTTTAAAGATAATTCAATCGAGCAGGAAGTGATTAGGGGGAAATAG